gaatgtgtagtcgttgatatcgtacgcctcatacgtcatcaggttgtgctcggcgccctgtgacaaggcgaatatgagttgttcttccgcggaagaatcctcatgtaaagggtgcgacagaagcttctgcttgaaccaacgcgtgaaacatgagttgtgctctttgattatatctccgtttgtcctctgttggcctcggtcattgtacgtcttctcaataaacgttttgtgctctaccacccaaggatcgaccacgtctatgtgttgtagcgcgactaggtttgctctttcaaagtcggcgagtcgaccatcgaagtcgacatgcatttcgcggtgaccctcacggtgaccccatccagcgagcctgccgaggtgcctgttgacgggcagaccaacggggttctcgatgcctagataattcgtgcagtaggagatgcactcttcggtcagaaagcccctggctatgcttccctctggacgtgacatgttgcgaacgtatcctttgatgacaccattcatcctttcgaacggcatcatgctgtgcaggaacgtcggcccgagttggatgatatcctccacgatatggaccagcagatgcaccataacgtcgaagaatgcgggagggaagtacatctcaagctcgcatagtatcaccacgatctcttcctgtagccttctgagttgcctcacgccaaccgacttccgagagatgacgtcgaaaaagttgcataggccaaatagcgtttcacggacgtgcgcgtccatgatcccacggattgtaactggaagtatctgcgtcatcagcacgtgacagtcgtgagacttcatcccgctgaacttctgcttcactgagtctaggtatctgcttatcttccccgcgtaaccgtaaggaagttttactcctacgaggcaggtgaaaaactgatcgatctcctcctgacttagagtgaagcacgcgggagggaagtcatttccggtcttcttggcctttttgcctttgcgacgactttccgtgtcctgcttcgcctcatcatcatcatcatcattagcgtgaagctcctccctgatgcccattgatttcaagtctgcccttgctttcggcccatctttggtcctctctggcatgttgagcagggtaccaagcagactctcgcacacgttcttcgtgatatgcatgacatcaaggctgtgaggcacacggtggatcttccagtacggcaagtcccagaaaacagacctcgttttccataccttcagcagtgactctggcgcctttcgcttctttcccggctctggcgccttttgcttctttcccggcagtgggcaatctttccaatttttcaacagctcgtctatttcctcgccgctcctcgtaggcgggcgtcttcggggtttggtttcaccatcgaacagatccttgcgtttcctccatgggtcatcgtcgcgaagccaccttcgatgtcccatgaacacggttttcgaagacccgagatctctatctagctggcgatacgttgtgtcatccatgcacctgacacatccagaaaatccgtggaccacctgccccgcgagatatccgaaaccgagatagtcgtgcaccgtcgtgagcagtgtggctctcatagggaaatattctttctctgcggcgtcccacgtattggctggcgtttttcacagcgtgtctagctcctcttccagcagccccagatacagattgatgtcgttccctggttgtttcggcccttcaattagcatgctcatgtgaatgtacttcctcttcatgcacaaccaggggagAAGGTTGTACATctacacaaacacaggccaggtgctatgtgtgcttctctggctgccaaacggattgactccatcggtgctcgcgcccagcacgatgttccttggatcgttcccaaattctgagtgttcgaagttcaacgcttgccactggctcccatccttagggtgactcagcatcttttcttttttatttatctccggatcatttgcgtcatcttctcgcttcttctcctccctatccgcgtgccaacgcatgagctttgctaccttagggtccgcaaaataccgctgcagacgaggagtgatcggagagtaccacaccacttttcgaggagctttcttcctcttcttgtatcgagtgacgccgcacaccggacatatggtagactccgtgtgctcgtcccgataaatgatgcaattgttcatgcacacatggtatttcacgtgcggtaaatccagaggacacacgattttcttcgcctcctcgaaactggtcgggcacttgttccccttgggaagacgttcgtgccagaatgacatgttctcgtcgaagcatgcgtcggtcattttgtgctttaccttcatctccagagccatgagcgttactttcaggtgggtatcctcgggcctacatgcttcatacaatggagtaaccgcgtctatctccagttgatccagcttggctttctctcgggcggcagctcttgcgttatccgtctgcttgagaagcagctcttgaatatgagggtcctgcacccagcccatcgatggtacatcgtcgtctgctccgccggcatcttcatcttcatgatcatgcccttcgtctgctcccgcatcttcctcatcatcatgtccggcatcttctacatgatgactgtgtacagcatcaccgtcgtgatcatgtcctggagattcttcgtcttctcgcccgcccgagccgcggtggttgtcttgctgcccatcctcatttcttgcccgacccccatggacgacttcatagtcatcttcatcaccttgccaccgatagccatccatgaaaccacgcaagagtaggtggtcccgcacctgcccggaatccgggtcagcaataaggctcttcagcttgcatcttcgacacggacatcttatctccgtctcgttcttttcaagcatctcggccttcgcggagctcaaaaacctattcacgatgccttcggtcatcgtgcggaccatggtcacctgcggggtagagcaaaacgatattttagaaccaagaaaaaatttggcatgactttccctcaaaataggaccaaaaagaatgcatagtgccaaaattctcgccgaaacggaaatgaatcaacattccggcaaaatattggcaactatcgcatttgaaataccggtacctgcaaacacaaacatatatgcaacaccacaaacatacatagatctagctaggacataaaaagtgcaGGTGCACGTTGTTgaagggagaacaacataaagatagcttccccttacttacctatcaaaaaaggggctttaaccacgtaatttggatgaatttatggtgcaaatgaggtgaggaggaggaggcagccgagacaagcttggaggagggaggagagaatgaagtggggaaagtgagtgggtaggtgtggctgtccaaaatatctagctcgtcccaggttactaatggcgcaccaccacataatgcgccattagtaaccctggttactaatggcgcacctgctggtggtgcgccattagtagttttgcaaaaaaacactaatggcgcacgggggagcagtgcgccattactagcttaaactagtaagctagtaatggcgcactgctcccccgtgcgccattagtagttttgcaaaaaaataaaaaaaaatattgtagtgacgcactatgttgctggtgcgccattgtaactagtaatggcgcactatgtcctggtccgccattagtatgtctggcaaaataaaaaaaattgttactaatggcgcaccgcgtgtctgttgcgccattagtgtatttcacactaatggcgcaccagcacacggtgcgccactgctacatagcaatggcgcaccacatgtctggtgcgccattagtggtcattccatctatagcccttttcctagtagtgttagtTCGACAAGGTTAGGAGTTCGATTCCTCATTATGCGTGCTTTCTCTCTTTTTCTCACTATTTTTATAAATAGTAAGTGGCCTTGCGCccgatgggccggcccagtggtACGGAGGGCACGCACAGGAGGTCTTTACACGGTTTCCCTCAAAAAAGGAGGTCTCTACACGATGTATTTTCTAAAAGGACCATCATGCCCTTTATTATGAAAGGGTATAGAGTAATCTCAACCGTCGATTTGTTTAGGGGGGTCTACTGAAGCAGAAGTGTTTCCATTTGCGAATAAACGTCGGCATGTGTGCTTGTCATGCACATCGCCAAGAGTGTTCGGGTCGCATGCAAGTTTTGGAATCGATTCATAATAACCATAAGTTGTCATATATCTGGCGTTGAATTTTTGGGCAGTACTTTGTAACTTGAATGGACAATAGAACGAGAAGAAAAGCCGTGACGAGTTTACGTGTATCATGTGTTGTGTTAGAAAAAAATCGAATCGATCCTCAAGTGACCGCATGATTATACACCTGTTCCTTGTAATCTGTCAGGAGCGCACCTTTTTTCACTTACAAACTTTGAAGCTTTGTGTCTCACCCGGCAGCTAGAATATTCTTAACAAACACATGTCCTCGGGGTCCTCCAAGACTTCCTGCCACAAATAGTGTAAGAGCAAATATAATAGACATGTAAATATTTCCTTATGTGGAAGAGTTGTGGTGAACTAGTTAGATACCATGCGTTGCAACGGAATTATAAAAACAATAACAGATTGAGGTACTTATGTTATGAGCATGCATGTCAAGCAAAGTTTTTGTCATCTCATGGCAAGCGTCCCGTCATCTTTGCACCTCTTTGGCTTCTTACTCTCATTTAAATTGTATGTCTTCTTTTATGTGTAAGAAAAGAAGGATTTAAAAAGTGCTAGCATCAGATACAGAAGTTTTCTATAGTCTGGGTAAAAAAAGGTAGTTTTAGTTATGACTCCGATCAAGAGCGAGAAATCCTTGCTTGGGATTGGACACAGAACTTGGACCCATCTTTTCTTCCTTTTGATATTCGAGTCGAAGAAGTAGAAGAATTCTAAAATACCAATTTTTTAATCATTTCATTGCAATACTTTATTTTGTTATTAATCAGTTTTTTGGGTATGAAAAAAATCAGCTAAAATCAAAAAGCATGACAAATTAGCAAAAGTGGGCAACCATCGTTCTGGGCTTCATTTTGTTAATGGATTTGGCCAATATATATAATCACTAATTGAGGAGTACTCATTGCAAAGATCACTCCCACcttcccaggttgcgacaagtggcgcgctgcatgggcgccacttgtcgcaacctgggagttttcccttttttctaagatccgtttattcaaaacgttttatctttTAAACCGTGCTTCCAATTCTTCAACcattttcaccattggattcctcgcgtcgagatcttcaaaactaaatcccatgttgataggttttgacgaactctTTTTCACGAAACCAGGAGTACgagtttttccctttccgaaagaggcacgcctctgcctctcgcggaagcaaaatcgtgcctcttgcggaagaagaaaaaagtagagaaaacacgtttttttcgcTTTCGAGAAGGCACGATCGTGCTTCTCGTgaaagcacaaccatgcctctcgaGGAAGCAaacccgtgcctctcgcggaacaaaaaaatagaaaatgttttttttttccgagaggcacgaccgtgcctctcgcgaaagcacaatcatgcctctcgcggaagcaaaaccgtgcctctctcggaagaaaaaaaatacgtttttttcatttccgagaggcacggtcgtgcctctcgcgaaagcaaaaacGTGTCTCTCacggaagaaaaaaaaacagaaaacgcgttttttcccgtttccgagaggcacggtcgtgactctcgcgaaagcaaaaccatgcctctcgcggaagaaaatcTGTGACTCTc
The Aegilops tauschii subsp. strangulata cultivar AL8/78 chromosome 3, Aet v6.0, whole genome shotgun sequence genome window above contains:
- the LOC120962095 gene encoding uncharacterized protein; amino-acid sequence: MVRTMTEGIVNRFLSSAKAEMLEKNETEIRCPCRRCKLKSLIADPDSGQVRDHLLLRGFMDGYRWQGDEDDYEVVHGGRARNEDGQQDNHRGSGGREDEESPGHDHDGDAVHSHHVEDAGHDDEEDAGADEGHDHEDEDAGGADDDVPSMGWVQDPHIQELLLKQTDNARAAAREKAKLDQLEIDAVTPLYEACRPEDTHLKVTLMALEMKVKHKMTDACFDENMSFWHERLPKGNKCPTSFEEAKKIVCPLDLPHVKYHVCMNNCIIYRDEHTESTICPVCGVTRYKKRKKAPRKVVWYSPITPRLQRYFADPKVAKLMRWHADREEKKREDDANDPEINKKEKMLSHPKDGSQWQALNFEHSEFGNDPRNIVLGASTDGVNPFGSQRSTHSTWPVFV